One part of the Tachyglossus aculeatus isolate mTacAcu1 chromosome 26, mTacAcu1.pri, whole genome shotgun sequence genome encodes these proteins:
- the SAXO2 gene encoding stabilizer of axonemal microtubules 2 has translation MERRGRCLCEICTCGCHRCPRNPTRIYENSVQPCPTTEYLEKYPRHGPVAPPPSLKPKQEIQANHGKMEGITTFKSDYRPYPVERRPPREQGEHKPQRGEMDLGTTYQRDYSSHIIPLVTTVRPVERRLPKGGQLDTIPTYRDDFRAWAIPKRDRRRLAQDYHPPTEKFGNPTTFQDDFFPKESRPRLSFKPPCGAKPRQVPFAGVTSHRQAYVAHQLEPRCVRPKEAYEASSQPFEGLTTHRNDFRGLLGEAGRSCRPQDTGLRPGAPFDGSTESRESFQPWPVSLPAARQVADYVSPAGPMELSTTSQLDYTHPPLRPAAPRKPVFWRRRTPPPFQGNSTMKEDFQAWESCRQEMIKRPPEISRASGKFDGSTTFGSHFVPHALVPTLSCKPSPAALRCSVPFEAHTVYHSEYTPKKREICPAAFASPPGYVFQSTDSQGHRFFRKMAVPATKPLSPSPDSRAPQDVAVTA, from the exons ATGGAGCGGCGGGGCCGGTGTCTGTGCGAAATCTGCACGTGCGG GTGCCACCGATGCCCTCGTAACCCCACGAGGATCTATGAGAACTCAGTTCAACCCTGCCCCACAACCGAATATTTGGAAAAATACCCTCGGCACGGCCCCGTCGCACCTCCGCCGAGTCTCAAACCCAAGCAggagatccaagcaaatcatggCAAGATGGAAGGGATCACAACTTTTAA GTCTGATTACCGTCCTTACCCCGTGGAGAGGCGGCCGCCGCGGGAGCAGGGAGAGCACAAGCcccagaggggagagatggacctGGGCACCACCTACCAGAGAGACTACagttcccacatcatccccctcgtCACCACGGTCAGGCCGGTGGAGCGGCGTCTACCCAAGGGGGGACAGCTGGACACCATCCCGACCTACAGAG ATGACTTCCGAGCTTGGGCTATACCGAAGAGGGACCGCCGTCGACTGGCCCAGGATTACCACCCCCCAACCGAGAAGTTTGGCAATCCCACAACGTTCCAGGACGATTTCTTCCCCAAAGAGTCCCGTCCCAGGCTGAGCTTCAAACCTCCCTGTGGAGCCAAGCCCCGCCAAGTCCCCTTTGCCGGGGTCACCAGTCATCGGCAGGCATACGTGGCTCACCAGCTGGAGCCCAGGTGTGTGAGGCCCAAGGAAGCTTACGAGGCCAGCAGCCAGCCCTTCGAGGGGCTCACCACCCATCGCAATGACTTCCGGGGTCTCCTCGGggaggccgggaggagctgccgGCCGCAGGACACCGGCCTCAGACCCGGTGCCCCCTTTGACGGAAGCACCGAGTCCCGGGAGAGCTTTCAGCCATGGCCCGTCTCCCTGCCGGCAGCGCGCCAGGTGGCCGACTACGTCTCCCCGGCTGGCCCCATGGAGCTGAGCACCACGAGCCAGTTGGATTACACCCACCCCCCACTCCGTCCCGCTGCCCCCCGGAAACCCGTTTTCTGGAGAAGACGAACCCCCCCTCCCTTCCAAGGCAACTCCACCATGAAAGAAGACTTCCAGGCTTGGGAAAGCTGTAGGCAAGAAATGATCAAGAGGCCGCCGGAAATCTCCAGGGCCTCGGGTAAATTTGACGGCTCCACCACCTTCGGATCTCACTTTGTACCTCACGCGCTGGTCCCCACCCTGAGCTGCAAGCCTTCCCCAGCCGCTCTCCGCTGCTCGGTCCCCTTTGAGGCCCACACGGTGTATCACTCCGAGTACACCCCAAAGAAGCGGGAGATCTGCCCGGCCGCCTTTGCCTCCCCACCGGGCTACGTCTTCCAAAGTACAGATTCCCAAGGCCACAGGTTCTTCCGCAAGATGGCCGTTCCGGCCACGAAGCCGCTCTCACCCTCGCCCGATAGCCGCGCTCCCCAGGACGTGGCTGTGACGGCCTAG